One genomic region from Electrophorus electricus isolate fEleEle1 chromosome 23, fEleEle1.pri, whole genome shotgun sequence encodes:
- the dio1 gene encoding LOW QUALITY PROTEIN: type I iodothyronine deiodinase (The sequence of the model RefSeq protein was modified relative to this genomic sequence to represent the inferred CDS: deleted 3 bases in 3 codons) — MGTTIGYAIRRVNVYVSTLARACLALALSSLLKLLSVASPSLTKKIITSMGARSSMTQNPRFRYEDWGPSFVTLTFLKTVLEDLWCGLGEEAFEGYGAPDCALVTMGGRTSSVHQFLRGTRPLVLSFGSCTUPPFLYKLDEFRQLVRDFRDVADFLVVYIAEAHATDRWAFHNNVDIRVHRSLQERLSAARILLSEEPLCPVVVDQMTDVAKSKYGAKPERLYVIQSGKVTYKGGRGPSGYCPGAVRKVLQKMT; from the exons ATGGGGACGACCATAGGCTACGCGATACGACGGGTAAACGTTTACGTGTCGACCCTGGCTAGGGCATGCCTCGCGCTCGCGCTGTCGTCCCTGCTGAAACTTTTGTCCGTGGCGTCGCCGAGTTTGACCAAGAAAATTATTACCAGTATGGGTGCGCGCTCATCGATGACGCAGAACCCCAGGTTCAGGTACGAGGACTGGGGACCCTCGTTCGTCACGCTCACGTTTTTAAAGACCGTGCTCGAGGACCTGTGGTGCGGTCTAGGGGAAGAGGCGTTCGAGGGCTACGGAGCCCCGGACTGCGCGCTCGTCACCATGGGTGGGCGCACGAGCAGCGTGCATCAGTTCCTCAGAG GTACCCGCCCGCTTGTCCTCAGTTTTGGAAGTTGCACCTGACCCCCGTTTCTGTATAAGCTTGACGAGTTCAGACAGCTCGTGCGGGACTTCAGAGACGTGGCCGATTTCCTCGTCGTCTATATTGCTGAAGCGCACGCTACAG ACCGCTGGGCTTTTCACAACAACGTGGACATCCGCGTGCACCGGAGCCTGCAGGAGAGACTGTCGGCGGCGCGGATTCTGCTCAGCGAAGAGCCGCTCTGCCCCGTT GTGGTGGACCAAATGACGGACGTTGCGAAGTCA AAGTACGGAGCCAAGCCTGAACGGCTCTACGTCATTCAGAGCGGAAAGGTGACGTATAAG GGTGGCAGGGGGCCA AGTGGGTACTGCCCCGGGGCGGTGCGGAAGGTTCTGCAGAAGATGACATAA